A portion of the Mus pahari chromosome 17, PAHARI_EIJ_v1.1, whole genome shotgun sequence genome contains these proteins:
- the Slc16a8 gene encoding monocarboxylate transporter 3: MGAGGPRRGAGPPDGGWGWVVLGACFVVTGFAYGFPKAVSVFFRELKRDFGAGYSDTAWVSSIMLAMLYGTGPLSSILVTRFGCRPVMLAGGLLASAGMILASFASRLLELYLTAGVLTGLGLALNFQPSLIMLGLYFERRRPLANGLAAAGSPVFLSMLSPLGQLLGERFGWRGGFLLFGGLLLHCCACGAVMRPPPGSLPRQNPALPGGPARRRRLLDVAVCTDRAFVVYVVTKFLMALGLFVPAILLVNYAKDAGVPDTEAAFLLSIVGFVDIVARPACGALAGLGRLRPHIPYLFSLALLANGLTDLISARARSYGTLVAFCIAFGLSYGMVGALQFEVLMATVGAPRFPSALGLVLLVEAVAVLIGPPSAGRLVDALKNYEIIFYLAGSEVALAGVFMAVTTYCCLRCSKDISSGPSVEGGTSDMEDVEAERDSEPMPASTEEPGGLEALEVLSPRAGSPEPEEAVPELGHQSIGGHEARGQKA, translated from the exons ATGGGTGCTGGTGGCCCAAGGCGGGGTGCTGGCCCTCCGGATGGTGGCTGGGGCTGGGTGGTGCTGGGCGCCTGCTTCGTGGTCACCGGCTTCGCCTATGGCTTCCCTAAGGCTGTGAGCGTCTTCTTCCGAGAGCTCAAGCGTGACTTTGGGGCAGGTTACAGTGACACAGCCTGGGTGTCCTCCATCATGTTGGCCATGCTCTACGGCACGG GCCCCTTGTCCAGCATCCTCGTGACGCGCTTCGGCTGTCGCCCGGTGATGCTGGCTGGTGGACTGCTGGCTTCAGCAGGCATGATTCTGGCTTCCTTTGCCTCGCGCCTCCTGGAGTTGTACCTGACGGCTGGGGTGCTCACAG GCCTGGGCCTAGCTCTCAACTTCCAGCCGTCGCTCATCATGCTGGGGCTCTACTTCGAGCGGCGACGGCCCCTGGCCAACGGGCTGGCAGCGGCGGGCAGTCCCGTGTTTCTGTCCATGCTATCGCCGCTCGGGCAGCTGCTGGGGGAGCGCTTCGGCTGGCGGGGCGGCTTCCTGCTGTTTGGCGGCCTCCTGCTGCACTGTTGCGCCTGTGGGGCCGTCATGCGTCCACCCCCTGGATCCCTGCCGCGCCAAAACCCTGCGCTCCCCGGTGGCCCGGCTCGCCGGCGGCGGCTGCTGGACGTGGCAGTGTGCACCGACCGTGCTTTCGTGGTGTACGTGGTCACCAAGTTCCTGATGGCACTCGGGCTCTTTGTGCCGGCCATCCTGCTGGTGAACTACGCCAAGGACGCGGGCGTGCCTGACACTGAGGCCGCCTTCTTGCTATCCATCGTGGGCTTCGTGGACATCGTGGCACGACCGGCATGTGGTGCTTTGGCGGGTCTGGGGCGCCTGAGACCCCACATCCCCTACCTCTTCAGCCTGGCCCTGTTGGCCAATGGACTCACGGACCTGATTAGCGCACGTGCGCGCTCCTACGGCACCCTCGTGGCTTTCTGCATTGCCTTCGGCCTGTCCTACGGCATGGTGGGCGCGCTGCAGTTTGAGGTGCTCATGGCGACCGTGGGTGCGCCCCGCTTCCCTAGTGCGTTGGGCCTAGTGCTGCTCGTGGAGGCCGTGGCTGTACTCATAGGACCACCCTCTGCCG GCCGCCTGGTGGATGCTCTGAAGAACTATGAGATCATCTTCTACCTTGCTGGCTCTGAAGTGGCCTTGGCCGGAGTCTTCATGGCTGTTACCACCTACTGCTGCCTGCGCTGCTCTAAGGACATCTCATCAGGTCCATCTGTTGAGGGAGGTACCAGTGACATGGAGGACGTGGAGGCTGAGAGGGACTCTGAGCCAATGCCTGCCAGCACTGAGGAGCCAGGTGGCCTTGAAGCTCTGGAGGTGCTGAGCCCCCGGGCTGGGTCCCCAGAACCAGAGGAGGCTGTGCCTGAGCTGGGTCATCAGTCCATAGGTGGCCATGAGGCACGAGGCCAGAAGGCATGA